AACTCGGCCTACCGCTTTTTACCGTCTTTCTTGGTCTTCTTGATGGATTCAATCCCTGTGCGATGTGGGTGCTACTGTTTTTACTGGCGTTGTTGGCCAACCTCCGGGATCGACGCAAGATGTTTCTTCTGGCGGGAACATTCGTCCTGGTCAGCGGAATGGTGTATTTTGCGTTCATGGCGGCCTGGCTGAATATCTTCCTGCTCATCGGGTATGTGCGCATCATTCAGATTATGATGGGCGGACTGGCCGTCGGAATCGGCCTGGTGAACGTCAAAGAATTTGTAGCGTTTGGACAAGGCCTCTCCCTTGCCATTCCCGATTCAGCCAAACCCGGACTGTATGCACGAGTCCGGAAAATTTTAGCGGCGGAACATATGAGCCAGGCCATGATCGGCATTTTGGTATTGGCCATTTTGGTGAACATGATCGAGTTCGTCTGTACGGCCGGGTTTCCGGCCCTGTTCACTCACGTGTTGAGCCAACAGGGTCTCACCACGTTGGAATATTTTGGGTATATAGGTCTCTACAATCTGGCCTATGTTGCCGATGACGCGGTGTTGGTGACCATCGCCGTGGTCACCCTAAGCCATCGTAAATTACAAGAACGAGAGGGCCGATGGCTGAAGTTGATCAGCGGATTGGTGATGCTGAACCTGGGATTACTATTGCTGTTCGCTCCAACCCAATTATTTTAACGTGAGCCTGTCCGAAGCCAAAGGTTTCAGCGCACTTGTGATTCCTAAGTAAGAGTTCTACAGTAAGAGCGTTCCCACAAGTGAACAAAGATTCTCCCACGAATGTCCGTATGACATTGCAAACAGAAAAGGGTCTCAAAACGTTCCCTGGAGAGTTTGTGGAGGGTCCGTGTTGGCTAAACACGAACACGATCTCTTGTATGGGCAGCAGATAGAGCAACTCTATGCCCTTGCACCGGTTGGGATTATTGCCTCTCTGGTTAATGGCTCCATTCTGACTGTTATCCAATGGAACGTAATCTCCCATGGCCTGTTACTGACCTGGTTTGCCGGCCTGTTCCTGCTCAACGGGGCATGGACCCTGCTCTGGTATCAATTTACAAACGCATCTCGACATCCGCAAGATTCCCATCGCTGGGGGCGGAGATTTCTAGGCGGGACCCTTGCCTCCGGCATTCTTTGGGGGACAACCGGTGTCGTACTCTTTCCTGAAAGCTCCATTCCGCATCAGATTTTTTTGGCATTTGTGGTAGGAGGCATGATTGCCGGGGCGACCGCAGTCTATGCGCCCTTGCAAGGGGCTTTTTATGCCTATGTTCTCCCGGCCATGACCCCGCTCATCGTTCATTTCTCTCTCCTGGAGGATGAACGGCATATGGCCATGGGAGGCATGTGTCTCCTTTTCGTGACCATGATGTGTGTCACCGTACGACACAACCATTCCGTCACGATGGCTTCAATGACCTTGAACCTCGAATTGGGCAAGTCCAACCAAGCCCTGCAACGCGAAATCGGTCAGCGTGAACAAGCAGAGGTGGCTCTTCGGGAAAGCCGGGAACAGTTACTTTCGATTGTGCAATCAACCGACGAGGGGATCATCTCGTTGAATAGTCAGGGGAAGGTCATGTTGTGGAATACAGGAGCGGAAGCCTTGTTTGGGTTTTCGATGGAGGAGATGAAAGGTCAGACGTTAGAGTGCATTATTCCCGAACGGTTTCGTCTGGCTCATCAACAGGGAATCTTGCGGGCCTCGCGAGCGGGGAGAAAGACCGTTGAAGGAGAAATGTTTGAGCTGATGGGACTTCGACGGGACGGCAGCGAATTCCCTCTTGAACTGTCTCTGGGATATTGGCACAAGCACGGAGAGATCTTTTTTACGGGTATTGTCCGGGATATCACGGCACGCAAGGAGGCAGAACGGGCCCTCAAGCACAGAGAGCGGGAACTCGAGCAGAGCCAGGAAGAGCTCCGGGCTCTTGGTGCACAACTCATTTCTGCTCAGGAAGATGAGCGCCGCCGTCTCTCTCGTGAATTGCACGATGATATGAATCAACGCTTAGCCATGCTCTCCCTCGAGATAGACTCTATTCAGAGGTCTCTGCCGGAGTCGGATCCGATGCAGAAGGCTCTTCACCACCTGAATGATCAAGTGTCTAGGCTTTCCGATAGCGTCCTGCATCTGGCCTATCAGCTTCATCCGTCGATTTTGGATGACCTGGGGTTAGTCGTGGCACTCCAGTCTTCTATTAAAGAATTTTCTCAATGGGAGAACATTGCGGTCATGTTTCAACCCCGGGATGTCCCTCAGCTCCTGCCTCAGGATATTGCGTCATGTGTGTATCGGTTGACGCAGGAATGTTTACGAAATGTGGCGAAGCATGCGGAGGCGTCGCAAGTGTCTGTGGAAGTGAGAGGGGTAGAGAGTGGCCTCCAACTTGTCATTACGGATAACGGTAAAGGATTCATCCCTGAGTCTGGCTTGCGAGGCACTCGCGGGTTAGGGCTGATTGGAATGAAAGAACGAATTCGTGTGGTGCAAGGCACCTTTGAGGTCAAGGCCACCCAGGGTAAAGGCACCACCGTTACTGCCTGGATTCCACTCTCCCCAACAAGTTAACTCCAATTGAGAAACTTTGTCTTTCCTTCCAACAAATCTCTCCCTTCATTCAAGCCTATCTTTAAAATGGCTGAAATCTTTTGGCAAAAAATATTCATCTTTACTCCTGAGAGAAACACGACAGCAAGGGTTGTGCTCAAAGGATACAACATTCAGGACTCAGGGTTTTTCGGAGAATTTTGAAAATAGATAACATCTCAGATGTAGCATTTCGCGCCACTGTCCCCAATGTGGAAGAAATATCATTTTTGGTAGGGTATTGAGAGGTGATTTTAAGAAAAACATCCCCAGTCCGGGGTTCTAATATGGTTTTTCAAGAAATCACCATACGGGAGAAAAGTTTATGGCGCTGTTCATATTTCCAGGCATTCCCATTGCCGTTGGTTTGCCCTAGAGAAAGGACGCAAGACCCGGCTTTGGTTCCCAAAGCCTTTTGGTAATCTTCTCACGCAACTTTTCCGGTTACCTATGACTGGAACACCTCAAGATAGAGAGCCTCATGTCCTCATCATGGATGATTCCATCATTCGTTGTGAAGGGTCATGGATCATACCTCATCTCACAATGCTGAATACGATACTGACGGAAATCCAGTGGCCGCTGGTGAGAGATCTGGTTTGGGATGTGGTGAATATTCGGGCCATGGATACGGGTGGTGCGATTGTGCTGTATCGGACGATTATGGAGCTTCGTTCCAAAGGACACCAAGTCTCGGTTGAAGGCCTCCGTCCGGAGTTTGAGGAACTGATGCAATTAGTCTCGAGCCATTGGGATCGAGTTCATCCCGCATTGCCTGGGAAAGAGCATAAACAGAAAAATTTCATATGGTGGGTGTCCCGGCATGCCGGACATATGGTGAACGCGCTCGCGTTTGTCGGAGAGGCGACGGTTCATATTTTCCGCTCACTCCGACGACCTTCATTAATCCGATGGAGGGCGTTGTTCCATAGCCTGGACCGGGATGGTTATCATGCGTTGCCGATTACCGGGTTACTCGCTTTTCTTATGGGTGTGGTGATTGCGTATCAGGGTGCCGAACAATTGCGTCAGTTTGGAGCCAATATTTTTGTGGTGGATCTCGTCGGCATCTCATTGTTTCGTGAAATTTCTCCCTTGATCGTGGCCATTCTGATTGCCGGGCGTTCGGGATCAGCCTATGCCGCTCAGATTGGAACGATGAAGGTGACGGAAGAGTTGGATGCCGTCAGGACCCTGGGACTTTCGCCCATGCAATTGCTGGTACTTCCGCGGGTCTTTGCGCTCGTCATCGCGGTTCCCCTTTTGACGGTGTATGCGGATATTCTGGGAGTCATCGGAGGGGCATTGGTGGCTTCCAGTCAGCTGAATGTCAGCGGAGTGGAGTTTGTAAGTCGATTTGAAGAATCCGTGGCGCTCCGGCACTTTTTCATTGGGATTGGGAAAGCCCCCTGTTTCGCCGTGATCATCGCCATGGTCGGCTGTTATCAGGGGCTTCAGATCAGGGGTAATGTCGATGATGTGGGAAAGAGAACCACGATTGGGGTGGTTCAAAGTATTTTTCTGGTTATCGTGTTTGATGCGGTGTGTAGCATTGTCTTTAGTTGGTGGAATATTTAACGATGGCATCAGAAGCTATTCATCACGCAAATCCTGTTATTGAAGTGAGCCACGTGTGTACCCGGTTTGGTGACGCCGTTGTTCATGAGGATGTCAATTTAACGATTATGTCTGGGGAAATCTTTGCCATCGCCGGTGGCAATGGTTCAGGGAAATCCACACTTCTCCGGGAAATCATTGGATTACATACACCGGCCGAGGGGACGATTCGTCTTTTCGGACAAAACGTGTCAGGGATGGGAGAGCGGGGGGCACAGAATGTGTACCGGCGTTTGGGGGTCATGTTTCAGCAGGGCGGTTTATTCAGTTCGCTGACGTTGGCGGAAAATGTGGCCGTGCCGTTAAGAGAGCATACGGATGTTTCAGCGGAATTGATTCGCGACATTGTGGCCGTGAAAATTGCCACGGTGGAATTGCCTATGGACAGTGCCGATAAATTCCCCAGTGAATTAAGTGGGGGTATGCGGCGACGAGCGGCCTTGGCACGGGCGATTGTCATGGATCCGGAACTCCTTTTTTTAGATGAACCCACTGCCGGTTTAGATCCCATCATTGCGGCCGGATTTGATGCCTTGGTCCTGCAGTTGAAAGCGGTACTAGGATTAACGGTGGTGATGGTCACGCATGACCTTGATTCTCTCTGGCGCATCGCCGATCGTGTCGCCGTGCTCGGGAACGGCACCATCCTGGGGGTAGGCACGATGCACGAACTAGCGGAATCACGCGACCAGATTATTCATGAATATTTCCATGGTCCCCGGGGAAGGGCGGCCCAGAGTCAATATGAGGTTTCATGATGGAACCGCGAGGGAATTACGTCATTGTCGGAGTGTTCGTCTTTGTGCTGGGTGCAATTGCGGTGGGAATGGTGTTGTGGTTGGGGAAATCAGATTACCGCGGTGCATATGACCAGTACCATGCCTACATGCGGCAATCCGTGTCCGGGTTAAGCGTCGACTCGACGGTGAAATATCGGGGCGTGAATGTGGGGCGAGTGAAAGAGATTGCATTGAATCCGGATAATACCGAGGAGGTGCGTTTGACGCTTGATATTCTTCGGGGCACACCTATCAAGACCGATACGGTTGCGACGTTGGAGACGCAAGGATTAACCGGATTGGCGACGATGAATTTGGAAGGAGGAAGTCGCGAGGCACCGAGATTGGAACCCGAGCCGGGTCAAGCCTATCCGGTCATTCAGACGAAACCCTCGCTCTTCTTTCGTTTGGATATGGCCATTTCGCGTCTCCTCTCAGAGCAGGGGCTTTCCAAGCTTTTGAGTAGCCTGCATGGGTTGAGTAAAAGCACTGCGGCTTTCATGAATGAGGAAAACCGGTTAAAGATGGAAGGTATTCTGAATGACCTTGCCAGGGTGTCTCACATCTTGAGTCGGCATCAGGAAACCATCGTCCAGGGAATCGACCGGGCGGCTGAAGCTGCCGAGAATCTGGCCATCCTGACCTCTACCGTGAACCAGGACATGCCAAGACTGGTCGCGCGAATTCACCAGAGTGTCACAGCGGTCAAGACGGTGGCGGAAGAATTGGCCCGAACCGGAAAGACGTTGGAGTCCATCGTTGAGGAAAGCCAGCCGGAGATTCAGCAATTCACGCGCGAAACCTTGGGTGAAACAGGGCAATTAGTCATCGAACTCCGGCAGCTGACAAACACGTTGCAACGAGTGGCTCATCAAATCGAGCAGGAACCCGATTCGCTGATTTATGGTCGACCATCTCAACCCAGAGGTCCCGGTGAGTAAAGACATGACAGCCATGTTCCTGCTGGCGGCCATCATCCTTTCGACAGCACTTTCCGCTTGTGCCCTTTCTCGAGGGACGGATGAGCCGGTGCGGTCATATGTCCTGGAAAGAGTGGAGGGTGGGGAAGGCCGGGGAACGGATAGATCCCGTCCATCGAATTTGCCAAGTCTTCTTGTTTCGCTCCCTCAACCTGCCCCGGGATATGAATCGCAACGAATGGCCTATGAACAGGTTCCCTATGAAATTCGCTATTTTGCCACCAGCCAATGGGTGGATTCCCCCGCTCGAATGCTGGCCCCGTTAATCATGAATGCACTCGACGGCAGTGGGGAATGGGGTGCGGTGATTCAGCTGCCTTCCGTGCTTCGAGGGGACTATCGCTTGGACCTCTCCCAGGTGGCGTTGGTTCAGGAATTCACACAACAGCCGAGTCGAATTCGATTGGCACTGCGGGCACAACTGGTGACCGTTTTTGACCCGCGCGTCATTGGAACGAGGAGTTTCGAATTTTATGAAGTGGCGCCCAGCGAAGATGCTTATGGCGGCGTGCAAGCTGCTCAGAAAGCGATTGGGAGGTTGTTGGTTGAGCTGAAACACTGGTTGCAGGTCTGTCTCCAAACAGGTCAACCGCACTGCTAAGTCTGCATCTTCCGGGATGGGACAGAGGGGGCTGCCTCCACTGATTTCAAAGAACCGTTTCCTTCATACAATTTATCGAACAACACTGTCAGCGGTGTACGTGAAACGCATCGTATGTCATTGAGTGAAGTTCTCAAGAAGGCTGAACAGAAGAAGACTGCTCTTTCTTTTCGGGAGCAGCACTCACATTGCTGCTATTTCTGGAGCCTGGGTTTTAAAAGTGTCAGCGCTCGCGGGAGGATTATCTGGATGTTGCCTCCCCTGGTCCACGGCGTTCTGATTTCCAAACACGGTTAAATACCATTGGTGGTAATGTCTCATCTCCCACCGACATCCTTTAATTCGGGGGAGCAACCCTTTCCCTTTAATTACATTTTGGACCTCACGGGTTACCTCTGAACGGCATGCATGGAAACTTCCACCCTTGTCTAATGTTTGCGTGATTGGCGGTTTTTTTGGGAACGCAAATTGAATATTATTTTTTGAGAAAAGGGGGCATGGGCTTCAAAAAGCATCTATTTAACGGTTAGTTTTGGGAAATTTGTAGTTGAGCCCTTATTAATTGTGGGATTTTGCCCCAAGGGATTTTTTATAAGTGTTCCCATTATGGACAGAAGGAAAAGACAAACAGCGATTTATTTTGCTCCGGAGAGTGAGTAGGGATAGTTTCGCCTGGAGAAAATTTAAGTAGTTAATTCTGTCGCCACGGGTTGTCGCAAAATGGATAGGCGGAAACATTCGACGTTCCTATGATCGGAGAACTCTCTTTCAAGTAAGAGTTAGGGCAGAAGATTGTCGAAAAAATCACAGAGTGAAAAATGCCTGAACAAGAAATGACTCAACCTATTGATTATGTCCAAATGATTGCGAAGTGCGCTCCCGTCATGATGTGGATGGCCGGAACGGACAAACAATTTAATTACTTTAACAAGGCATGGCTTGAATGTACCGGCCGCACGCTGGAACAGGAAATGGGAAATGGCTGGTCAGAGGGGGTCCATCCAGATGACCTCAAGCAATGTCAGGAGACCTATACCACAGCCTTTGACGCCCGCCAAGATTTTAAAATGTCCTTCCGACTCCGTTGTCACGATGGGGCATATCGTTGGATCATGGACACGGGTGCTCCCCTGTTTACTCCCGACGAAATATTTGCCGGTTACATCGGATCCTGTGTAGACATCTCAGAAGTTGCAAAGGCGAAGCAGATCTTACATGAAGTTACTTGCCGGATCTTCCAAGCACAGGAAGAGGAACGGCAGCGGATTGCCAGAGAATTGCATGATGATTTCAGTCAGCGGTTAGCCCTCATGGCGGTCGAATTACAATTACTCACAAGGAAGGGGGCAGACGGTCAGGAGGACCTTGAGCACGCCGCCCGACCGTTGACAGAACAGATCAAAAGGCTCTCATCCGATCTGTACCATCTCTCCCACCATTTTTATCCCACGAAATTGGAGAAGTTGGGATTACTCCCAACCGTGAAGGGATATGTTCGAGAATTGAAAACGCTGTGCTCTTTTTCGGTAAAGGTGTTTGAAAGCAATTTTCCAAAGGTCTTGCCGAAACACATCGATCTCGGCCTGTTTCGAATCATTCAAGAAGCCTTGTGGAATGCTAAAAAATATAGCCAGGTTTCTCAAGCGTTTTTAGAGTTACGAGGCACAACACACAAGGTCTACGTAAAGATTACCGATTGGGGGGTAGGCTTTAAAGAGCATACCATAAAGGAAATGGTCGGTCTCGGGCTTCTCAGTATGGAAGAACGGGCTCGAATCTTGGGAGGAAGCATCACGGTCAAATCCAAGCCAGACAAAGGGACGCAAATTACGGTAGAGATCCCCCTCCCTGGGACGGATTATTACCAAAAATAATTCATTCATTGTCAATTCAAGTTACCCGATCTTCGAAAGGGAAACGCCATGCTCCTTCATCGAATCCTCCTGGCGGATGATCATGCATTGCTGTTGGACGCTTTTTCCAAATTGCTCGAACCTGACTTCACGGTTGTGGGCAAGTTGCAGAATGGCCGTAGTGTGCTGCACGAAGCACGGAAGCTCCGGCCGGACATCATTTTACTGGATATGCACATGCCCTTATTGAATGGGCTTGAGGCGGGTCGGCAAATTAAAAAATTGATGCCGGAAATTCAACTCGTGTATTTGACCGTGGATGAAGACCCCGAATTGGTGAATGAAGCCATACAGGCTGGAGCCTCCGGGTATCTCATCAAAAATTCCGCTGCCTCTGAATTATTCCATGCGCTACGGGAAGTGGTGCAGGGTCGAGTGTATATTACGCCTCTCCTGAAGCAAGCCATGGAGAAAAAATTCGTTCAGGGGACCGGAAAAAGACTGATGACCCAGAAGCTCACTTCGCGACAGCGGGAGGTCCTACAACTGCTGGGGGAAGGCCATTCCATGAAACAAATCGGTTCGATCCTTCACGTCACTCCCCGAACCGTCGCTTTTCACAAATACCGCATGATGGAAGACCTTCGAATGAAATCCGGTGCCGAACTCATCCATCTGGCCATGCAAGAAGGTCTTCTTGCAAAATAACCTCCATCCTCCTCCACCGGTTTGTGTGCACCTGTTAAAAGTAACAGTTCCTTCTCGTCTGCACCTGCCTATACTTCCACCATCGCAAACATTTAAATGGTCACTCGCATGGTGATCGGCCATTGACATGTTTCCTCAACACTGCGTGACGACACTGCATCTGTGAAAACCTTTTATGAAATGAACCGTGTATGGAGCGCATATCCATTTTGCTAGCGGACGATACCGTGGAAATGCAATCCTTCGTTCAACGCATTCTCAACCCTGCATACACCTTGGTGGAATCAGTGACGGACGGACAGGCTGTCTTAGAACGGGTTCCGGTTCTAAAGCCTGCGGTGGTCCTTCTTGATATCTCCATGCCCGGAATGGATGGCTTCACCTGTGCCCGCCGCCTCAAACAAATAGCTGGTAAGACAAAAATCATATTCCTGACCGTTGAGGATGATCAGGAAATTCTTCATGAAGCCCAAGCCATCGGTTATCAGGGATATGTCCTGAAAGCTTGTTTAGCGACGGACTTGAATATGGCCATTCATGAAGCTCTGGAAAATCGATGTTTTACCTCCTCTTCCGAAGGCCTGAACGACAATTCGTAAATGGAGTCCGGCTTTAAATATTATTCTCAAATACTCCTGCTTCTCATCCCTCTGTTGCATGTGTTCAACGCCGGACCGAAGAACCAAAACGCGTTGAGGCCCTCAACAGCCAGTATGAATGACACAGGTAATGAATGCCGGATTGGTGGTTTTTTTTGCTGAACGGCTTTACCTCCGTTATTCTGGCGGGGTGCCAGGTTAATACATGAGTGGCACTCCAGGACCACTCGTCCCATGATCCTTCAATGTGCCTTTTCTTTCTCAACCCGCCCGGGCATCCAAAAACACTGTCATTTTTGACAGTAGGAAGGTATGACGCCCTGGGCTATAAAAGACTTTGGTTCTTTAATTCGATATTCATCATATTTCCACTTCTAATAGGATAAAGGAGGGTGGGTATGAAATGTTTTCAACCGTTCAAAATTCTGCTGGCCTTGGCTTTCATTTTGGCTATGGTTTTACCCGTTGGGGCACAGGACAAACCGAACATCGTCATCATCTGGGGGGATGACATCGGGCGAAGTAATATCAGCGCCTACACGAAAGGCATGATGGGTTATCAGACGCCCAATATTGACCGTGTAGCCCATGAAGGCATGATTTTTACGGACTATTACGCGGAGCAGAGTTGCACGGCCGGCCGTTCGGCCTTCATTACCGGGCAGAGTGTCTTCCGCACCGGGCTGAGTAAAGTGGGATTACCGGGGGCCGACCTCGGTATGCGAAAGGAAGATCCCACGATTGCCGAACTCCTGAAACCGCTGGGCTACGCCACCGGCCAGTTCGGCAAAAATCACCTGGGCGACAAGGATGAGATGCTTCCCAGCAACCATGGCTTTGATGAGTTTTACGGCAATCTCTATCATCTAAATGCCGAGGAGGAGCCGGAGCTGCCTGACTATCCGAAGGCCTCGGACTTCCCTAATTTCAAAAAGAAATACGGTCCACGCGGTGTGATCCACAGTTTTTCCGATGGCAGGATTACCGATACCGGACCATTGACGAAGAAGCGCATGGAAACCATTGACGACGACATTGCGGCTCGAGCCAATGAATTCATCGAGAAACAGCACAAGGCGGGTAAGCCGATGTTCGTGTGGGTGAATTTCACGCACATGCATTTCCGGACCCATCCGAAGTCGGAAAGTGTGGGGCAGGCCGGTCGCTGGCAGAGTCCCTATCATGACACCATGATCGACCATGACAAAAACGTCGGCCAGGTTCTCAACAAGCTTGATGAACTGGGCATCGCCGACAACACAATTGTGATGTACGGAACCGACAATGGACCGCACATGAACTCGTGGCCTGATAGCGGCATGACCCCTTTCAGGAATGAAAAGAACTCCAACTGGGAAGGCGCCTACCGCGTTCCTGCCATGGTGCGGTGGCCGGGTAAGATCAAGGCCGGTTCGATCTCCAATGAGGTTATGTCGCACATGGACTGGATGCCTACGCTGCTTGCGGCCGCCGGAGATCCTGACATCAAGGGGAAACTCCTGAAAGGCCATAAAGCGGGTGAAAAGAATTTCAAAGTCCATCTCGATGGCTATAACTTTCTGCCGTTTCTCACCGGGCAGGAAAAGAAAGGCCCACGTCAGGAATACTTTTATTTCTCCGATGATGGGAACTTGACCGGACTCCGTTACGATAACTGGAAGGTGGTCTTCGCTGAGCAAAGGCAACGGGGTACCCTGCAGATTTGGTTTGAACCTTTTACTCAACTGCGTGCGCCCAAACTCTTCAATCTACGGATGGATCCGTATGAACGGGCGGACGTGACCTCAAACACCTATTGGGATTGGCTGATTGATCATGTGTTCTTATTCGTCCCGGCACAGGCCATTGTGGGCGAGTTCCTGCAGACCTTCCAGGAATTTCCGCCACGACAAAAGGCGGCCAGTTTCACGGTCGACCGGGTGCTGGAGAGTTTACAGACGCCCGCGCAGGGGAGATAACTTCGGTAGGATTCCGGTTTAGAAAAGACCGCGCTTGGCCATGCGCCGGGCGCGGTCTTTTTCGTTCCAAACCCGAAGGACACAGTTTTTTTAAAACGAAATCCCAATAATACAAGAGGGAATCATCATGCTTAGGAAAATTCCGAAAGTTCGATTGTGGTTTATTGGATTGCTGTATTTCTGTTTGGCCGTATCCGCTGACTATGCCTATGCGAAAGATCCACTGCCGTCTTGGAATGAGGGAACCAGCAGGCAAGCGATCATTCATTTCGTTGAGCGAACGACCACGGAAGGTAAGCCTGAATTCGTGCCGGTGGATCAACGCATGGCGGTGTTTGATAACGATGGTACCTTGTGGTCTGAGCAACCTGCCTATTTCCAACTGCTCTTTGCCATCGATCGCATCAAAGAATTAGCCCCAACGCATCCTGAATGGCAGACCCAGATGCCCTTCAAGGCGGTCCTGGAAAATGATATGGCGGCACTCGCCGCTTCCGGTGAAAAAGGGTTGATACAACTCGTCATGGCTTCGCACGCGGGAATGATGACGACGGAGTTCGAACAGATCGTCACAGACTGGCTGGGTATGGCCAGGCATCCCCGCTTCAAGCGGCCGTATACGGATCTCGTCTTCCAGCCGATGCTTGAGTTGCTAATGTATCTTCGGGCCCATGACTTCAAGACCTATATTGTGTCCGGGGGCGGGATTGAATTCATGCGGCCCTGGACGGAAAACATTTATGGCATCCCCCGCGAGCAGGTTATTGGAAGCAGTATCAAGGTGAAGTTGGAGTTACGTAATGGGAACCCAGTGCTTGTTCGTCTCCCTGAAATTGACTTCATCGACGACAAAGCAGGCAAGCCAGTGGGCATTCACAAGTTCATCGGCCGCCGGCCTATCGCGGCGTTCGGCAACTCCGATGGCGATTTGCAAATGCTCCAATGGACGGCAGCAGGGAAAGGGCCACGGTTCATGCTGTTGGTCCACCATACGGATGCCGAGCGGGAGTGGGTGTATGACCGAAAGTCTAAAATTGGTCATCTTGACAAAGCCTTAGATGAAGCTCAGAAGCGTGGGTGGACAGTTGTGGACATGAAGAAGGACTGGAAAGTCATTTACCCTTTCCAGAAATATTAAGCCAATTCATAAATTTCAACCCCAATGTGTGGATGGTTTCTGTGAAGCGGATGAAAACTGGTAACGGACCCTAATTTTTTCGGGGATGCGGCTATGGCTAGTGCCAACCTTAGAGTTTGCGGGAGATTATCACCATTATGATTACCGAACATATCCAACTTATTTTATTGGTGTCG
Above is a window of Candidatus Nitrospira neomarina DNA encoding:
- a CDS encoding response regulator transcription factor codes for the protein MLLHRILLADDHALLLDAFSKLLEPDFTVVGKLQNGRSVLHEARKLRPDIILLDMHMPLLNGLEAGRQIKKLMPEIQLVYLTVDEDPELVNEAIQAGASGYLIKNSAASELFHALREVVQGRVYITPLLKQAMEKKFVQGTGKRLMTQKLTSRQREVLQLLGEGHSMKQIGSILHVTPRTVAFHKYRMMEDLRMKSGAELIHLAMQEGLLAK
- a CDS encoding response regulator; its protein translation is MERISILLADDTVEMQSFVQRILNPAYTLVESVTDGQAVLERVPVLKPAVVLLDISMPGMDGFTCARRLKQIAGKTKIIFLTVEDDQEILHEAQAIGYQGYVLKACLATDLNMAIHEALENRCFTSSSEGLNDNS
- a CDS encoding arylsulfatase, encoding MVLPVGAQDKPNIVIIWGDDIGRSNISAYTKGMMGYQTPNIDRVAHEGMIFTDYYAEQSCTAGRSAFITGQSVFRTGLSKVGLPGADLGMRKEDPTIAELLKPLGYATGQFGKNHLGDKDEMLPSNHGFDEFYGNLYHLNAEEEPELPDYPKASDFPNFKKKYGPRGVIHSFSDGRITDTGPLTKKRMETIDDDIAARANEFIEKQHKAGKPMFVWVNFTHMHFRTHPKSESVGQAGRWQSPYHDTMIDHDKNVGQVLNKLDELGIADNTIVMYGTDNGPHMNSWPDSGMTPFRNEKNSNWEGAYRVPAMVRWPGKIKAGSISNEVMSHMDWMPTLLAAAGDPDIKGKLLKGHKAGEKNFKVHLDGYNFLPFLTGQEKKGPRQEYFYFSDDGNLTGLRYDNWKVVFAEQRQRGTLQIWFEPFTQLRAPKLFNLRMDPYERADVTSNTYWDWLIDHVFLFVPAQAIVGEFLQTFQEFPPRQKAASFTVDRVLESLQTPAQGR
- a CDS encoding HAD family hydrolase, giving the protein MLRKIPKVRLWFIGLLYFCLAVSADYAYAKDPLPSWNEGTSRQAIIHFVERTTTEGKPEFVPVDQRMAVFDNDGTLWSEQPAYFQLLFAIDRIKELAPTHPEWQTQMPFKAVLENDMAALAASGEKGLIQLVMASHAGMMTTEFEQIVTDWLGMARHPRFKRPYTDLVFQPMLELLMYLRAHDFKTYIVSGGGIEFMRPWTENIYGIPREQVIGSSIKVKLELRNGNPVLVRLPEIDFIDDKAGKPVGIHKFIGRRPIAAFGNSDGDLQMLQWTAAGKGPRFMLLVHHTDAEREWVYDRKSKIGHLDKALDEAQKRGWTVVDMKKDWKVIYPFQKY